A DNA window from Vanessa cardui chromosome 16, ilVanCard2.1, whole genome shotgun sequence contains the following coding sequences:
- the LOC124536334 gene encoding RNA exonuclease 4-like: protein MSVTNALAIDCEMVESYNKSLLARVSIVNQHGSTILDEYVKPSSTVTDYRFLVNKKWNIDNGQDFSYVKNKVANLLQGRILVGHSIHFDLEVLQLSHPESKRRDLAKYNRLQKNGQPVALKTLAKNYLGRDIQESAEHDSVEDAKACMDIYLKLAHEWEYNF, encoded by the exons ATGTCCGTTACTAACGCGCTTGCTATTGATTGTGAGATGGttgaaagttataataaaagcttgttAGCGCGTGTATCCATTGTCAACCAGCATGGAAGTACTATTCTTGACGAATATGTGAAACCTTCATCAACAGTCACCGATTATAGGTTTTTAGTAAACAAGAAGTGGAACATAGACAATGGCCAAGATTTCTCCTATGTCAAAAACAAAGTGGCCAATCTTCTACAGGGACGTATTCTAGTAGGGCATTCAATACATTTCGACCTTGAAGTCTTACAATTGTCTCATCCTGAGAGCAAACGAAGGGATTTGGCGAAATACAACCGTCTCCAG aaaaatGGCCAGCCAGTGGCTCTCAAGACGCTTGCCAAAAATTATTTAGGAAGAGATATACAAGAATCCGCTGAACATGACTCCGTGGAAGATGCAAAGGCATGCATGGATATCTATCTAAAACTTGCCCATGAATgggaatataatttttaa
- the LOC124536490 gene encoding E3 SUMO-protein ligase ZBED1-like: MSSVVWNFFKKIDRQNVSCNVCGKIYKTSGNTTNLSTHLKNKHHHAFLQLKNKNSRSSEVNITPRTRTSSPVSSTNSTITNTNKPAEIENNFMELSEIAIYDDTGTESSKDGQSKDLWKQTTLIDMFERSSSYEAGGHKTSQINQALIYMICKDNMPLSCVEKSGLKRFMSVICPRYKIPSRTTITGLMEQRYATTKAILKQKLSEINNIALTSDILTLTNSTRSFIVVTAHFLNTANNCTPEHEMVTLTARRMYQAHTADYIKECFENITDEFTIEKDCILSITTDGGANMVAAVKKFLEDGKRIPCMAHLLNLIVDGATRDNAPVLEIANRVKAIVTYFKQSVNAMDDLRAEQEGQKKEGEVLTLIQSVSTRWNSCLDMLERFNTLSAIVAKILATRRNAPDMITSSELSVIRDLIILLTPFKQATEEISGDQYVTSSLAIPIANLLQKGLEEVKPFTEFGVAVQKSLLNLVIAKLEPLERHLHLAIATILDPRFKRIHFNSALAVSTAITALSKEIRLEHRRRGQLSPELRPTTTTIIPNSENSSPSLWSGHEKIMIDIAAATSSLLSTCDGMPSELKQYLDQPIIPRKENPTKFWFDCRHFTPVLSDIALKYLISPASSVSSERVASAVNLAVPNNRSRLTAEHVNQRVFLMSVSDKYWFD; this comes from the exons ATGTCTAGTGTTGTATGgaactttttcaaaaaaatagacagacaaaacgTTTCATGTAATGTGTGtgggaaaatatataaaaccagtgGCAATACGACGAATTTATCTACACATCTTAAAAATAAGCATCACCATGCGTTTTtgcaacttaaaaataaaaactcaaggTCAAGTGAAGTGAATATTACACCAAGAACAAGAACTAGTTCACCTGTTTCGTCTACTAATTCAACTATTACCAATACTAATAAACCTGCTGAGATAGAAAATAACTTCATGGAATTGTCTGAAATTGCGATTTACGATGATACTggt aCTGAATCCTCCAAAGATGGTCAGAGTAAAGACTTGTGGAAACAGACTACACTCATAGATATGTTTGAAAGAAGTTCAAGCtatgaag CAGGGGGTCATAAAACTAGCCAAATAAATCAAGCTTTGATCTACATGATTTGCAAAGACAACATGCCTCTATCTTGTGTAGAAAAATCAGGATTGAAAAGATTTATGAGCGTCATTTGTCCACGCTATAAAATTCCATCACGAACTACT ATAACTGGCCTCATGGAACAACGATACGCCACTACCAAagccattttaaaacaaaaattaagtgagataaataatattgctttaacAAGTGATATATTAACTCTTACTAACTCGACACGAAGTTTCATCGTAGTGACAGCACATTTTCTTAACACAGCTAATAACTGCACTCCTGAGCATGAGATGGTGACATTGACAGCACGAAGAATGTATCAG GCGCACACAGctgattatataaaagaatgctTTGAAAATATTACCGACGAGTTTACAATAGAAAAGGATTGCATCTTATCAATTACCACTGATGGTGGTGCTAACATGGTTGCTGCAGTGAAGAAATTTTTGGAAGATGGAAAAAGAATTCCTTGCATGGCGCATTTGCTGAATTTAATAGTGGATGGCGCAACAAGAGATAATGCACCAGTTCTTGAAATTGCCAATCGTGTCAAAGccattgttacatattttaaacaatctgTGAACGCAATGGACGATTTGCGAGCAGAACAAGAGGGACAAAAGAAAGAGGGAGAAGTATTAACACTTATACAATCAGTAAGCACAAGGTGGAATTCTTGTCTTGATATGTTGGAAAGATTCAATACATTATCAGCTATTGTGGCTAAGATTTTAGCAACTAGGCGGAATGCACCTGATATGATAACTTCTTCAGAGTTAAGTGTCATACGAGATCTGATAATATTGCTTACCCCATTTAAGCAAGCTACTGAAGAAATTAGCGGCGATCAGTACGTGACTTCTAGTTTGGCGATTCCCATTGCAAACTTACTTCAGAAAGGACTTGAAGAAGTAAAACCTTTCACTGAATTTGGTGTTGCTGTTCAGAAGAGTTTGCTCAACTTAGTTATTGCCAAACTAGAACCACTAGAGCGACATTTACATCTTGCTATAGCAACAATTTTAGACCCTCGCTTTAAgcgtattcattttaattcagcACTAGCTGTTTCCACTGCAATAACCGCATTGTcaaaagaaatacgtttagaacaTAGACGTAGAGGACAACTTTCGCCTGAACTCAGACCCACAACCACTACCATAATTCCAAATTCAGAAAATTCTTCGCCGTCGTTGTGGTCCGGACATGAAAAAATTATGATAGATATTGCTGCAGCAACCTCCAGTTTACTTTCAACCTGTGATGGTATGCCTAGCGAACTAAAGCAATATCTAGATCAGCCTATAATACCCAGAAAAGAGAATCCTACAAAATTCTGGTTTGATTGTCGTCATTTTACTCCAGTCCTTTCCGACATAGCTCTAAAGTATTTGATATCGCCTGCGTCCTCGGTTTCCTCAGAGAGAGTGGCATCTGCTGTAAATCTCGCAGTACCCAATAACAGAAGTCGGCTTACAGCCGAGCATGTAAATCAAAGAGTTTTTCTTATGTCTGTATCAGATAAATATtggtttgattaa
- the LOC124536382 gene encoding ATPase family AAA domain-containing protein 5-like, whose amino-acid sequence MRVATPTGVPHAPADNPGPAPVFKLCDIFSDTNTIIDEGKQLETVSDEDIEFLKKLSPSIRKKENMLCYFKKVSKETELTSDQSEVNCPDENTQSIIKVKFTPKRKKKTKASKSVYNDSCSISSSMSAQTEQLPIIDSNILDNIEPIENKEIRKRKRNKKNELNTLVTTETVNNNDSRPKRNTKKPVKYTEDVHCFSSDEELHIFTPKKKRNSESCSKSKEIKYIQVCDTSNKKIELPVSDEEKKLTLKLANKLKESNNQLKNPNIKIKSEVKKELKSTKNINGSKNLSNVKVKNDKKTSKLAPIFVTKPQLSQEAIEAKQRFLKSGVPEKLKKSIVPQINNTTFLEYFHPVSHIQQNDCNFNNFQGKDWYKLTSNNIEDIDIKHNYSFRSFLTTDSAEILNVSTLKHKPEKILKYIKSAYPKFPVYRTYHKLRSKCKEDFENFNYIDLDNSIEIIENCADINNDNPDKLNWCDKYKPTSSKQIIGNFESVKELKRWLETWSEKLIKDKTNGSDVSDMSDFYCSDIDSRDAMRSTNNILIVTGKTGSGKTSSVYAVASELAIKVIEVNASSKRNGKIMLQDLQEATQSHKVNRAKTGTENSQKSSQEVPTILNAKKRGRPKRAVDSNAKKNTSTPICETITQTPSSQDCVRTAMSLILIDDADIIFDQDDGFCSAISQLIQSSKRPVILVTSSPSCPHLQKFLQNGKIIHMRPLLPRMLGTWLDIMCLADVGKCFLGLGEKVLDYFKGDIRKTINCLQFYMNSFKNTSQVDEGTNSQIMCNIDDESSSMSWADTESLESIPTNEFQSLVNVDKQSQLFSYSSPNVFDVWWNLTNHFSLSKNEDQLGAHFNKLENNCKIQLVVDLLDTLSTVDYIDSIRPDTRSNITSTPWHCNETASLLESEDFTGYNETICIGEEISNILMKSTISKVGKVFKTERSNNYQAPPTMSFHRERDRIVSRHITLSSYLNPSAILDRRATAMDYWPFCRTICKLEKNKTDLNMKRNNRFCHYLKSLNILCKNDFFDNLAESLT is encoded by the exons CTTTAAACTATGTGATATATTTAGTGACACAAATACTATAATAGATGAAGGCAAACAACTTGAGACAGTTTCAGATGAAGATATTGagttcttaaaaaaattgtctCCATCCattagaaaaaaagaaaacatgctttgttattttaaaaaagtttctaaGGAAACAGAATTAACTTCTGACCAATCTGAAGTTAATTGTCCTGATGAAAATACTCAATCTatcattaaagtaaaatttacacCTAAACGAAAGAAGAAAACAAAAGCATCCAAGTCTGTTTACAATGATTCATGTAGTATTTCTTCCAGTATGAGCGCTCAAACAGAACAATTACCAATCATTGATTCCAATATCTTGGATAATATTGAACcaatagaaaataaagaaataaggaAACGAaaacgcaataaaaaaaatgaactcAATACACTTGTAACGACTGAAACAGTTAACAATAATGACAGTCGACCAAAAAGAAATACCAAAAAGCCTGTAAAGTACACGGAAGATGTACATTGTTTCAGCTCTGATGAAGAACTACATATTTTTACACCTAAGAAAAAAAGGAATAGTGAAAGTTGTTCAAAAagcaaagaaattaaatatattcaagtttGTGATACAAGTAATAAAAAGATTGAACTGCCTGTAAgtgatgaagaaaaaaaattaacattaaagctagccaataaattaaaagaatcaAACAATCAGCTTAAAAatccaaatattaaaataaaatctgaagTGAAGAAAGAATTaaaatctacaaaaaatattaatggaagtaaaaatttaagtaatgtTAAGGTGAAAAATGACAAAAAGACATCAAAGTTGGCTccaatatttgtaacaaaaccACAACTTTCACAAGAAGCTATTGAGGCTAAACAGAGGTTCCTAAAAAGTGGTGTTCcagaaaagttaaaaaaaagcattgtaccacaaataaacaatacaacatTTCTGGAATACTTCCATCCTGTTTCACACATTCAACAGAAtgattgcaattttaataattttcaaggaAAAGATTGGTACAAACTTACAAGTAACAATATTGAGGACatagatataaaacataattattcttTCAGATCATTTCTAACAACAGATTCAGCTGAAATTCTTAATGTTTCTACTTTAAAACATAAGCcagagaaaattttaaaatatataaagagtgCATATCCCAAATTTCCTGTTTATCGTACATATCATAAACTTAGAAGTAAGTGTAAAGAGGATTttgaaaactttaattatatagatcTAGACAATAGTatagaaataattgaaaattgtgCAGATATTAATAATGACAATCCAGATAAACTTAATTGGTGTGACAAATATAAACCCACATCATCCAAACAAATAATTGGTAATTTTGAAAGTGTCAAAGAATTGAAGAGATGGCTAGAGACTTGGAGTGAAaagttaattaaagataaaactaATGGTAGTGATGTTTCTGATATGTCTGATTTCTACTGTTCTGACATAGATAGTAGAGATGCAATGCGGTCTACAAATAACATCCTTATAGTAACAGGAAAAACAGGATCTGGAAAAACTAGTAGTGTTTATGCTGTTGCTTCAGAACTAGCTATAAAAGTCATAGAAGTAAATGCTAGTAGTAAGAGAAACggtaaaataatgttacaagaTCTCCAAGAAGCTACACAGTCTCATAAGGTGAATAGAGCTAAAACTGGTACGGAAAACTCTCAAAAATCATCACAAGAAGTACCAACCATATTGAATGCCAAAAAACGTGGTAGGCCTAAACGAGCAGTAGATAGTAATGCAAAAAAGAATACTTCAACACCAATATGTGAAACCATAACACAAACACCTTCAAGTCAGGACTGTGTAAGAACAGCCATGTCACTTATTTTAATAGATGATGCTGACATCATTTTTGATCAAGACGATGGATTTTGTTCAGCTATTTCTCAATTAATTCAATCTTCTAAAAGACCTGTTATTTTGGTGACATCATCCCCGTCATGTCCACATTTACAgaaatttttacaaaatggAAAAATTATTCATATGCGTCCCTTATTGCCCAGAATGCTAGGAACATGGTTGGATATTATGTGTTTAGCTGATGTAGGAAAGTGTTTTCTGGGACTAGGAGAAAAAGTGTTGGATTATTTTAAAGGGGATATAAGAAAAACGATAAATTGCTTACAGTTTTATatgaattcatttaaaaatactagcCAAGTTGATGAAGGTACTAATTCACAAATTATGTGTAATATTGACGATGAAAGCTCAAGTATGTCTTGGGCTGATACAGAGAGCTTGGAAAGTATACCCACTAATGAATTTCAATCATTGGTTAATGTGGACAAACAATCACAATTGTTTTCGTATAGTTCACCAAATGTTTTTGATGTTTGGTGGAATTTAACCAATCATTTCAGTCTTAGTAAAAATGAAGACCAATTGGGagcacattttaataaattagaaaataactGTAAAATACAACTGGTTGTAGATCTTTTAGACACATTATCTACAGTAGATTATATTGATAGTATTAGGCCTGATACTAGATCCAACATAACTTCAACACCGTGGCATTGCAATGAAACCGCTAGTCTATTGGAAAGTGAGGACTTCACTGGTTATAACGAAACTATTTGTATTGGTGAAGAAATATCAAACATACTCATGAAGAGTACAATTTCAAAAGTTGGAAAAGTATTTAAGACTGAAAGAAGTAACAATTACCAAGCTCCTCCTACTATGAGCTTTCACAG GGAGAGAGACAGGATAGTGTCTCGACACATTACATTATCAAGTTACttaaatccttctgcaatattAGATCGAAGAGCGACCGCCATGGATTACTGGCCGTTTTGCAGAACGATATGTAAATTAGAAAAGAACAAAACTGATTTAAACATGAAAAGAAACAATCGGTTTTGTCATTATCTGAAATCACTAAATATTCTTTGTAAAAATGATTTCTTTGATAACCTTGCTGAAAGTCTAACAtaa